In Rhizobium sp. 11515TR, the DNA window CGCAAGCTAGGCGAGCTCGATGACGCACGTATGACAAGTTCGGGAGTAACGAACCGGATCGGACGCTTTTCAACGCGCAGATCCGCCGGAAGATTTGAAAGCTCAATCAGAAGATCAAGCGATGCTTCACACAGTGCATCCGTCGGCTGTGCGACGGTCGTCAGAGGCGGGGCCCAATAGGCGGTATCGGGTACGTTGTCATAGCCGACGACGGAAATATCGGCGGGGATCCGAAGGCCGAGATCGCGCAGGAAGGCGACGACTTCGATCGCAAGCCCGTCGCTGCCGCAGATCAGCGCCGTCGGGCATTGCGGCGATGCCAAGAGATCCGCAAAGAGCTTGCGGTCGCGCTCGCCCTTCTCAAAGGAAATGACGTCGCCGAAAATCAAGCCCGCTCTGCCGGCAACGGCCTCCTGGAATATCGACAGGCGATCACGAAGAGCGCTGCGGCTGATGCGGTAGACGAAGGAGATGCGGCGGTGTCCGAGCTCCACCAAGTGATCGAACAGCAGTCTTATGCCCTGCCGGTCGTCGGTGAGAACCGCGGGAAGTGGCCCTGTCAGCCCCGCGCCGAGCGTCACATGTGCCTTACCCATGAGATCAAGGTGATCGCAGAGCGCCTGCTGGCCCGGAAGGTCGCTGACCATGATGACGCCATCGAAAAAATCCTGCTGAAACAGGCGCAGCTGGCCGGCGATCTCGCCGGCCTCCGCCTTGGCCTGCGCCACCAGCAGTTCCACGCCACGGCGCTGTGCCACGATTTGGAGGCGGCTTGTCAGATGCGGCTGATAATGGCCGGAGAGGCTATTGACGATCGCCCCGAAGACGCCAGTCTTGTGCGTCCGAAGCGATGTTGCCAGGCGGTTGACGACATAGCCGACGCTGCTTGCCGTAGCCTTGACACGCTCCTGCGTCTCCAGGCTGATGCGGCTGTCAGCCTGGCCGTTCAGGACGCGGGATACGGTGGTCGCGGACACGCCAGCCAGCCGGGCGACGTCCAGAATGCCGATTCTTTTGGGTGCTTTCATACGGTCTGCCGAAATTTTTCGCGCCGCGCCCCACCGGCGCCAGGAGATCCGGAACTCTTGCCGCACTTGCCTCGATACGCAAGATCACATTTCGACTTCGAGAGAAATTTTCATAGGCTGCTATGGATCACTCGTTCCACGGCTGCTGCAAAGACTGCTAAATCAGGATGGCATTGCGCCGTCCTTAAGATGCCCAGAGCAATTCATGAGATCGTCACGGCCGTGACGCAAAGTAGGATGGAGCCACTCAACTGGCTAGACCACCAGACGCGCCTGATTAAGGCTTCGCGGTCAGGTATCGGCGCAAATCCGCTACGCCGCAATGAGAGGAACAGAAGCAGCCATCCAGGGAGAGGTACAATGAACATAAGTCTGATCGTGCATCCCGGTGTCGATAGTGCTCTTATCGCCTGGCGCAGTGACTTCATCGACCAGTGCCGTGGCTTTGCCTTGCGGCGGAAGATCAAGCGGGCGCCCGGAAGCCCGCAAAGTCCCAACACGGTCTCGGATGTCGACGCCGATGGATATCACGAGGAGATCGTCGCGAGCTGGGTCGGCTTCGCCGACGGAGCGGCCGTCGAGGAAGGCACGCGCAAGCCGACCACGGAATGGCCGATCCAGAAATATCTGTGGTCCGATTTCGCCGTCAATCCGGGCGATGTCGTCGCCTACAAGGTCTCCGCCATGGTCGGACCCGAGACGGCATTGCAGGAATCGGCCGATCACGTATCGGATTGGAGCGATGCCATGCAGATCGGAGCCGAAACCAGCGGCCATGTCAGCTGCTATTTCAACCGGGGCATCGTCGCCAGCCAGTGGCTTGCGCGCGTGTTGCCCGAAGAGGCCCCCACCACTAAACTCAAGAAGGCGATCGCCGATCCGGAAGACCCGATCCGCCGATTTCTAGCAGGGCCGATCCGCGACAAGCTGGTATCGCTCCTCAATGATATCAGGTCGAACAGCGGTCATATCTATGCCGCCCTGTTCGAGCTGGACGATCCAGAACTCATACCACTGCTGCAGGGGTTCAAGAAACGCGCCCATATCGTGCTGGGCAATGGCAGCGTCAAGAAAAAGGGAGAGGACGAAAACGAAGACGCCCGATCCGACCTGTCTTCGTGCGATATCAGGGATCGCATGAGCGCGCCGCGGGCATTGGCGCACAATAAGTTCCTCGTCATCTGCAGCGCCGACAAATCGCCGCAAGCCGTATGGACCGGCAGCACGAACTGGACAATGACCGGCCTTTGCACGCAGGCCAACAATGCGCTTCTCATCGACAACCCGGCCGTCGCGCAATTCTATCTTGATCAGTGGAAGACGCTTGCCGCCGA includes these proteins:
- a CDS encoding LacI family DNA-binding transcriptional regulator, whose amino-acid sequence is MKAPKRIGILDVARLAGVSATTVSRVLNGQADSRISLETQERVKATASSVGYVVNRLATSLRTHKTGVFGAIVNSLSGHYQPHLTSRLQIVAQRRGVELLVAQAKAEAGEIAGQLRLFQQDFFDGVIMVSDLPGQQALCDHLDLMGKAHVTLGAGLTGPLPAVLTDDRQGIRLLFDHLVELGHRRISFVYRISRSALRDRLSIFQEAVAGRAGLIFGDVISFEKGERDRKLFADLLASPQCPTALICGSDGLAIEVVAFLRDLGLRIPADISVVGYDNVPDTAYWAPPLTTVAQPTDALCEASLDLLIELSNLPADLRVEKRPIRFVTPELVIRASSSSPSLRPFSLA
- a CDS encoding phospholipase D-like domain-containing protein, producing the protein MNISLIVHPGVDSALIAWRSDFIDQCRGFALRRKIKRAPGSPQSPNTVSDVDADGYHEEIVASWVGFADGAAVEEGTRKPTTEWPIQKYLWSDFAVNPGDVVAYKVSAMVGPETALQESADHVSDWSDAMQIGAETSGHVSCYFNRGIVASQWLARVLPEEAPTTKLKKAIADPEDPIRRFLAGPIRDKLVSLLNDIRSNSGHIYAALFELDDPELIPLLQGFKKRAHIVLGNGSVKKKGEDENEDARSDLSSCDIRDRMSAPRALAHNKFLVICSADKSPQAVWTGSTNWTMTGLCTQANNALLIDNPAVAQFYLDQWKTLAADGNDSPPALYQSNAEPRTTPKAKNTTVWFTPMREGLDLEQAGELIRGAQQGILFAMFNPGPRGTLLNDIIELASPSSPSFKPDLYIQGVVNQNPGTAKNPVVLFNRGERIDANADVVLPAAIPGRFAYWQKEVLKLPTAHAMVHSKVVIVDPYGPNPVVMTGSHNMGPKASGVNDENLVIITGNGDLASQYAGKIMEIYAQYRWRQSVQKQGGAPKWTGLANDDNWQIKSPDQPYDKRRIRELDFWFGKNDSV